ttttaactttgaATAAAGGTTGCTTGGAACCAAATGCTGTACTATTAATGTGTAAGTACAACTCAACAACAAATCGATGTTAACAATTTCCAAGTTAAAAATGGAGCAAGTGGAAGTTATGACTGTTCTCTTTATCTCCCATCGAAGAATCCATACATAGAGAAATGGGAAGGACTTCGAACAGGTTCAACACTtgggaaaaaattatttcaaatagaaaatgtaaGCCGAACATATTGTTATTAAGGTATTAATTATTAGGTTTATGATTCTAGTCTAGCTTCCTCGGTTATAAACGCTCTAGGAAAAAAGTCGAATaggattttttataattaccAAACCGGATACCTCTCAAAAATGCCAGCTGCATCCGCTCCTGAATTCATACAAGATACGCTTACTAAACTCTTTAGAACCTCAACCCAAAGGTCGGTAGATGAACTTCTTCATCCGCTTAGGAGCATTAAAAGTACGGCTGAATTGGAGTGCATGAAAGAAGCAGCCAATATAAGTTCAAATGTTTACAGGGAAATTATGCGGAAAAGATTTGAGAAAGAAGCTGAAATGTCCGCGGAATTCAATTATCGGTTTTGTATTGGAGGCTGTGATAGATCCGCATATGTGCCTGTAGTAGCAGGTGGAAAAGTAAGTAATCAATTCCTGAAAATGCTGAATGCTATTACTTTAAGCTTTATTAACAAAGAAGAATGGCTTGACTATCCATTACACAATTAATAATGATATATTCCGTCCTGACGAAATGGTTTTGGTAGACGCTGGCGGTGTAAGTGccttcaattttttgtcaATTAACACTTGCTTAACAGGAATTCGGTGGTTATGTAACAGATATCTCGAGGACTTGGCCCATCAACGGCAAATTTAGTACTGTACAAAGGGATTTATATCAAGCAGTTCTGAATGtgcaaaagaaatgtaTTAAGTATTGTTGCACCAGTAATGGCTGGAGCTTGGCTGATATTCACTTTGAAAGTGTTAAATTAATGCATGAAGAATTGAAGCAGGTCGGCATTCATGGAACTAAACGGGTAAGTTTGCTACTTCGCAAAATATTCGTACTAACTTCCTTGGCTATAGGAGATTACAGATATATTGTATCCGCATTCAATTGGGCATGAGATTGGACTAGAGATTCACGATTGTTCTACGAATAATGGTTACCAACCGTTGCGCAAAAACCAAGTTGTAAGTTGAAGTTCTTTTCAGATTATTTGCTAAACGGGGTTTAGATTACCATAGAACCCGGACTATATGTTCCAGAAGAAGACGGATGGCCTCAATGGGCTCAAGGAAT
This portion of the Schizosaccharomyces pombe strain 972h- genome assembly, chromosome: I genome encodes:
- the icp55 gene encoding peptidase Icp55, coding for MSGYIRTLFIRNRFSNYRLRSQIIKYKYSNVSYLNKSALRCGQATDSTHPHILQPGELTPRISAQEYKTRRDRVASLLEDNDFMIVTSAPVRHMCGAAFYEYHQDPNFYYLTGCLEPNAVLLMFKNGASGSYDCSLYLPSKNPYIEKWEGLRTGSTLGKKLFQIENVYDSSLASSVINALGKKSNRIFYNYQTGYLSKMPAASAPEFIQDTLTKLFRTSTQRSVDELLHPLRSIKSTAELECMKEAANISSNVYREIMRKRFEKEAEMSAEFNYRFCIGGCDRSAYVPVVAGGKNGLTIHYTINNDIFRPDEMVLVDAGGEFGGYVTDISRTWPINGKFSTVQRDLYQAVLNVQKKCIKYCCTSNGWSLADIHFESVKLMHEELKQVGIHGTKREITDILYPHSIGHEIGLEIHDCSTNNGYQPLRKNQVITIEPGLYVPEEDGWPQWAQGIAIRIEDSVIVGDDKPFVLTSAAPKEIEEIEALKK